Proteins encoded within one genomic window of Acipenser ruthenus chromosome 32, fAciRut3.2 maternal haplotype, whole genome shotgun sequence:
- the LOC131703256 gene encoding histone H1-like, with protein sequence MAETAPAPAAPAPAKAPKKKSAAKPKKSGPSVSELIVKAVSASKERSGLSVAALKKILQAGGYDVEKNNSLVNRALKSLVTKETLLQTKGTGASGSFKLNKKAAEAKEKAAKKKAAPKKPAAKKAVVKKTTKKVSAKKAATPKKTPTKAKKPKAVKKAPKSPKKAAAKPKKVVKKSPKKAKAAPKPKKVTKAAKPAAKKAPPKKK encoded by the coding sequence ATGGCAGAAACTGCTCCAGCACCAGCCGCTCCTGCTCCGGCTAAAGCTCCCAAGAAGAAAAGCGCAGCAAAGCCCAAGAAATCGGGTCCCAGCGTGTCGGAGCTCATCGTCAAGGCTGTGTCTGCCTCCAAGGAGCGCAGCGGGCTGTCTGTGGCGGCGCTCAAGAAGATCCTGCAGGCCGGCGGCTACGATGTGGAGAAGAACAACTCCCTCGTCAATAGAGCCCTCAAGAGCCTGGTGACCAAGGAGACCCTGCTACAGACCAAGGGCACCGGCGCCTCGGGCTCCTTCAAGCTCAACAAAAAAGCAGCTGAAGCCAAGGAGAAGGCGGCCAAGAAGAAGGCAGCTCCAAAGAAACCAGCGGCAAAGAAAGCGGTTGTCAAGAAAACAACGAAAAAGGTTTCGGCAAAGAAAGCAGCGACACCCAAGAAGACTCCTACGAAAGCGAAGAAACCGAAAGCTGTAAAGAAGGCGCccaagagcccgaagaaagcggctgccaagcctaaaaaggtcgtgaagaagagcccgaagaaagcgaaGGCAGCGCCTAAACCTAAAAAGGTGACCAAGGCAGCTAAACCCGCAGCGAAGAAGGCGCCTCCTAAAAAGAAGTGA
- the LOC131703261 gene encoding histone H4 has protein sequence MSGRGKGGKGLGKGGAKRHRKVLRDNIQGITKPAIRRLARRGGVKRISGLIYEETRGVLKVFLENVIRDAVTYTEHAKRKTVTAMDVVYALKRQGRTLYGFGG, from the coding sequence ATGTCTGGAAGAGGCAAAGGTGGTAAAGGACTCGGGAAAGGAGGCGCCAAGCGgcatcgcaaagtgctccgtgataacatccagggcatcaccaagcccgctatccgccgcctggctcgccgcggaggagtgaagcgaatctccgggctgatctatgaagagacccgcggggtgttgaaggttttcctggagaatgtgatccgggatgccgtcacctacactgagcacgccaagagaaagaccgtcaccgctatggatgtggtgtacgctctgaagcgtcagggtcgcactctgtacggattcggaggTTAA
- the LOC131703260 gene encoding histone H2A-like — translation MSGRGKTGGKARAKAKTRSSRAGLQFPVGRVHRLLRKGNYAQRVGAGAPVYLAAVLEYLTAEILELAGNAARDNKKTRIIPRHLQLAVRNDEELNKLMGGVTIAQGGVLPNIQAVLLPKKTEKPAKK, via the coding sequence ATGTCTGGAAGAGGAAAGACTGGCGGTAAAGCCCGTGCTAAAGCAAAGACTCGCTCCTCCAGGGCAGGATTGCAGTTCCCAGTCGGTCGTGTTCACAGGCTActgcggaagggaaactatgcccagcgtgtgggcgctggagccccggtctatctggccgctgtgctcgagtacctgactgctgaaatacTGGAACTGGCCGGGAacgccgcccgggacaacaagaaaaccagaatcatcccacgtcacctgcagctcgctgtccgcaacgacgaggagctcaacaagctgatgggaggcgtcaccatcgctcagggtggagtgctgcccaacatccaggccgtgctgctgcccaagaaaaccgagaagccagCCAAGAAATAA
- the LOC131703087 gene encoding zinc finger protein 571-like — protein sequence MRKLSMPPHMLSAWEGNDVTLATDIKCSPLGLLKVRLKMVGRLWEGTVLVMDYLTTELIIGVDLIRETGLLIDLQHMKVWYSSSAKGVPIPPTKTTQELPVLVAAGDSPILEVEGTTSLQNSSTTGSSSKEKHSQLQDVLQRFSEVLGDHMGRSDTVQHHITTNGSPPCRQRPYPYSPEKRMSIQQQVEEMLKLGVVEPSKSPWASPVVIVKKKDGSDRFCVDYRRLNQATQTDAFPMVNMREVLDSLHGAVYFSTLDLRCGYWQIAMSQDSREATAFITHMGLYQFKVMPFGLKNAPATFQRLMNELPPEEAITVLVSTVVEGNPPRLLSRDIVQEEQKKDGYLLPIIEYLSHGTVPPCKEQAARIRGRNIFCISYLKPSLIFHSCLFFPGSSPAVKAWTQLRNLKILRGEKLKYTRGEKPYHCSDCGKSFRHSGDLVIHQRIHTGEKPYRCSDCGKRFKSSGHRTAHQRIHTGEKPHCCSDCGKSFRNSGDLSKHQRIHTGEKPYRCSHCGKSFSRSGNFELHKRTHKGEKPYHCSDCGKSFSRSEHLLIHQRIHTGERPYHCTDCGKSFSRSGQLVTHQRIHTGEKPYYCSDCGKSFRDSTDLVKHQRTHTGVKPYHCSDCGKSFSQSGQLGKHQRIHTGEKTFHCSDCGKSFSSLANLVSHQRIHSGEKPYHCSNCGKSFRHSASFAVHRHIHTGEKPYHCSHCGKSFGHLASFAAHQRIHTGEKPYRCSDCGKTFRRSGHLVSHRRIHTGEKPYRCSDCGKSFSQSRSLVTHQQIHTGEKKKRKCK from the exons ATGCGGAAACTTTCCATGCCACCCCACATGTTGTCAGCGTGGGAAGGGAACGATGTCACCTTGGCTACCGACATCAAGTGCTCACCCTTGGGGTTGTTGAAGGTTCGACTGAAGATGGTAGGAAGGTTATGGGAGGGAACGGTTTTAGTGATGGATTATCTCACAACAGAGCTGATCATTGGAGTTGACTTAATTCGTGAAACTGGATTGTTAATAGACCTCCAGCACATGAAGGTGTGGTATTCTAGCTCAGCCAAAGGGGTGCCTATCCCACCTACCAAGACGACACAAGAACTTCCAGTGCTTGTGGCAGCGGGTGATTCTCCAATTCTGGAAGTGGAAGGAACCACCTCCTTGCAAAATAGTAGCACAACAGGCTCATCCTCCAAGGAAAAGCACAGTCAGCTACAGGATGTACTGCAACGGTTCTCAGAAGTTTTAGGGGACCATATGGGCAGAAGTGACACTGTTCAACACCATATTACAACAAATGGATCCCCACCCTGTCGGCAGAGACCTTATCCATACAGCCCAGAGAAGCGAATGTCCATCCAGCAGCAAGTTGAAGAAATGCTGAAGTTAGGTGTGGTTGAGCCCTCTAAGTCACCCTGGGCATCTCCTGTAGTCATCGTTAAAAAGAAAGATGGCAGTGATCGCTTCTGCGTAGACTACAGGAGACTTAATCAGGCAACCCAAACAGATGCCTTTCCTATGGTGAACATGCGGGAGGTCCTTGACAGTCTTCATGGGGCAGTCTACTTCAGCACTCTAGACTTACGCTGTGGATATTGGCAGATAGCTATGTCACAAGACAGTCGGGAAGCGACCGCTTTCATTACACACATGGGACTGTACCAGTTCAAAGTCATGCCTTTCGGGCTAAAGAATGCTCCAGCCACGTTCCAGAGGCTTATGAATGAG CTCCCACCGGAAGAAGCCATAACAGTCCTTGTCTCTACCGTAGTGGAGGGGAACCCTCCACGCCTTTTAAGCCGAGATATTGTTCAAGAGGAGCAAAAGAAGGATGGGTACCTGTTGCCTATCATTGAGTACCTCAGTCATGGAACTGTTCCCCCCTGCAAAGAGCAAGCAGCAAGAATCAGAG GAAGGAACATTTTCTGCATTTCTTACTTAAAACCGTCTCTGATTTTtcactcctgtttgttttttccaggttccagtccagcagttaAAGCATGGACCCAGTtaaggaatttaaaaatactgagaggagagaaattaaaatataccagaggagagaaaccgtatcactgctctgactgtggaaagagtttcaggcactcaggagaccttgtgatacaccagcgaattcacacaggagagaaaccctatcgctgctctgactgtggaaagaggttcaagtcatcaggacaccgtacagcacaccagcgaattcacacaggagagaaaccgcattgctgctctgactgtggaaagagtttcaggaaCTCAGGAGACCTTTcaaaacaccaacgaattcacacaggagagaaaccttatcgctgttcgcactgtgggaagagtttcagtcggtctggaaattttgaattgcataagcgaactcacaaaggagagaaaccatatcactgttctgactgtgggaagagtttcagtcggtcagaacaCCTATTAATACATCAGCGAATACACACTGGAGAGAGACCGTatcactgcactgactgtgggaagagtttcagtcgatcGGGACAACTtgtaacacaccagcgaattcacacaggagagaaaccatattactgctctgactgtgggaagagtttcagggattCAACAGACCTTGTAAAACACcagagaactcacacaggagtAAAGCCATATCACTGCTCCGACTGTGGTaaaagtttcagtcagtcaggacaactTGGAAAACATCAgcggattcacacaggagaaaaaacgtttcattgctctgactgtgggaagagtttcagttcgttagcaaaccttgtttcacaccagcgaattcactcaggagagaaaccgtatcactgctctaactgtgggaaaagtttccgTCACTCAGCATCCTTTGCTGTACACCGgcacattcacacaggagagaaaccgtatcactgctctcactgtgggaagagtttcggtCACTTGGCATCCTTTGCTGcacaccagcgtattcacacaggagagaaaccgtaccgctgctctgactgtggaaagacttTCAGACGGTcgggacaccttgtttcacaccggcgcattcacacaggagagaaaccgtaccgctgctctgattgtgggaagagtttcagtcagtcaagatcccttgttacacaccagcaaattcacacaggagagaaaaaaaaaagaaaatgtaaataa